In one Longimicrobiaceae bacterium genomic region, the following are encoded:
- a CDS encoding FtsX-like permease family protein — protein sequence VMPRGFWFPDPTIRIWTAQPLREGSRSGNYALVGRAAPGMSPEHMEPQLAAITRFLGENFQYPAQWDKTKNAALTPVRSYLLGSLTPVLTATLAAMAVLLLMACANVAALMLGQVDRRTTEFAVRTALGAERRRLTQQLVAEAVLVGLLAGAAGAVLAAAGFRLLVGALPLGAWAERATLSWTLFGTAMAVAVVAAVAVSLVPAFALWRGELRGALARSRTSGIAGRGMRMESALVVGEAALAVLMAAGAALLIRSVVKLYAIDPGFEPAGVAVANVTFPAQMQDAQRIRVLGELARQAVALPGAQAASVSQKLPLTGGGNSFDIGIPGHPELDGTTTFFRVVSRDYVQTLGMRVRQGRGFVSTDRADSTGAIVITQSLAAKYFAGRDPIGQRITGGFGGGTVVGVVDDVAEAKLTDEPAPAQYLLYDGSPYTADNQSLLVRMKPGGDPEALLPALRRLVERAAPGVAVQELTTMDRLFTKAVGPARQMMGLLSIIAVLALVLGAIGIYGTISHFVDGRRREFSIRIALGLAPRRVVWQVVRRGAGPVLGGLVLGAAGLLVLARVLASFLYHVGTADPVSLAGAGAALLAVGLVAAWVPAYRASRSDPALALREQ from the coding sequence GGTGATGCCGCGCGGCTTCTGGTTCCCGGACCCCACGATCCGCATCTGGACCGCGCAGCCGCTGCGCGAGGGCAGCCGCTCCGGCAACTACGCCCTCGTGGGCCGCGCCGCGCCGGGGATGAGCCCGGAGCACATGGAGCCGCAGCTGGCCGCGATCACCCGGTTCCTGGGCGAGAACTTCCAATACCCGGCGCAGTGGGACAAGACGAAGAACGCCGCGCTCACGCCCGTGCGGAGCTACCTCCTCGGCAGCCTGACCCCCGTGCTGACGGCGACGCTCGCTGCGATGGCCGTGCTGCTGCTGATGGCGTGCGCGAACGTGGCGGCGCTGATGCTGGGCCAGGTGGACCGGCGCACGACGGAATTCGCGGTACGCACGGCGCTGGGGGCCGAGCGGCGGCGGCTCACGCAGCAGCTCGTGGCGGAGGCGGTGCTGGTGGGCCTGCTCGCCGGCGCGGCCGGCGCGGTGCTGGCGGCCGCGGGCTTCCGCCTGCTCGTGGGCGCGCTGCCGCTGGGCGCATGGGCGGAGCGGGCCACGCTGAGCTGGACGCTGTTCGGGACGGCGATGGCGGTGGCGGTCGTCGCGGCGGTCGCGGTGTCGCTGGTGCCCGCGTTCGCGCTGTGGCGGGGCGAGCTGCGCGGGGCGCTGGCGCGTTCGCGCACGTCCGGCATCGCCGGGCGGGGGATGCGGATGGAGAGCGCTCTGGTGGTGGGCGAGGCCGCGCTGGCGGTGCTGATGGCGGCGGGCGCGGCGCTGCTCATCCGCAGCGTGGTCAAGCTGTACGCCATCGACCCCGGCTTCGAGCCGGCGGGCGTGGCTGTCGCGAACGTCACCTTCCCCGCGCAGATGCAGGACGCGCAGCGCATCCGGGTGCTGGGCGAGCTGGCGCGGCAGGCGGTGGCGCTGCCGGGCGCGCAGGCCGCCTCGGTGTCCCAGAAGCTGCCGCTGACGGGCGGCGGCAACAGCTTCGACATCGGCATCCCCGGCCATCCCGAGCTGGACGGGACCACGACCTTCTTCCGCGTCGTCTCGCGCGACTACGTGCAGACGCTGGGCATGCGGGTGCGGCAAGGCCGCGGCTTCGTGAGCACTGACCGCGCGGACAGCACGGGCGCCATCGTCATCACCCAGTCTCTCGCGGCCAAGTACTTCGCCGGGAGGGACCCCATCGGCCAGCGCATCACCGGCGGGTTCGGGGGCGGAACGGTGGTGGGCGTGGTCGACGACGTGGCCGAGGCCAAGCTCACCGACGAGCCCGCGCCCGCGCAGTACCTGCTCTACGACGGCTCGCCTTACACGGCCGACAACCAGTCGCTGCTCGTGAGGATGAAGCCCGGCGGCGACCCCGAGGCGCTGCTGCCCGCGCTGCGGCGGCTGGTGGAGCGCGCCGCGCCCGGCGTGGCCGTGCAGGAGCTGACGACGATGGACCGGCTGTTCACCAAGGCGGTGGGCCCCGCCCGGCAGATGATGGGGCTGCTGTCGATCATCGCCGTGCTGGCGCTGGTGCTGGGCGCCATCGGCATCTACGGCACCATCTCGCACTTCGTGGACGGGCGGCGGCGAGAGTTCAGCATCCGCATCGCACTGGGGCTGGCGCCGCGGCGGGTGGTCTGGCAGGTGGTGCGGCGGGGCGCCGGGCCGGTGCTGGGCGGGCTCGTTCTCGGAGCGGCCGGCCTGCTCGTGCTGGCGCGCGTGCTGGCCTCGTTCCTGTACCACGTGGGCACGGCGGATCCCGTGTCGCTGGCCGGGGCGGGCGCGGCGCTGCTGGCGGTCGGCCTCGTGGCCGCGTGGGTGCC